The Enterobacter mori genomic interval TGTCGCGGGCGTGGCCGCTGGCGCGCACCATCGGGCCGACGTTGCTGAAGTCGCGGGCGATTTCCGGGTCAAGACGGCCGATGCCGACGGTGCGCTGCTCGATGTTTGGCGTGCTGAGCAGCATGTCTACCAGCTCCTGCACGTCGCGGCGCATCTGCTGCGCCAGCAGGCGGGTTTGGATCATGTCGTCCTTCAGCAGGTCGCGGCGGATCCCGCCGATCAGGTTCAGGCCGTAGGTTTTACGCGCCCCGGTGAGGATCTCCGCCATCTTCATCGACGCTTCGCGCACGCGGAAGAACTGCATAAACCCGGAGTCAAAGCCGACGAAGTGGCAGGCCAGGCCGAGGTTGAGCAGGTGCGAGTGCAGGCGCTCCACCTCCAGCAGAATGGCGCGGATCATCTGCGCGCGCTCCGGCACCACGATCCCCATGCCGTTCTCCACCGAGGTGGTGTAGGCGGTGCTGTGGGCAAATCCGCAGATGCCGCACACGCGGTCAGAGAGGAACGTCACCTCGTTGTAGCCCATGCGGGTTTCCGCCAGCTTTTCCATACCGCGGTGGACGTAGAACAGGCGGTAGTCGGCGTCGATGATGTTCTCGCCATCAACGAACAGGCGGAAATGGCCGGGTTCGTCAGAGGTGACGTGCAGCGGGCCAATCGGCACCACGTTGTTCTTCTTGCTACCCAGCTCGTTGATAAACTCGTAGGTTTCGCTGTCGGTGGTCGGCGCCGGGCGCTGGCGGTAGTCCATGCTGTCTTTGCGCAGCGGATAGAGTTCGTCCGGCCAGTCGTCCGGCAGCACCAGACGGCGCTCGTCAGGCAGCCCCACCGGCACCAGACCGTACATATCACGCACTTCGCGCTCGCCCCAGACCGCGGCAGGCACGCGCGGCGTGACGGACGGGTATTCCGGCTTATTCGGATCAACCTCGACGCGCACGGTGAGCCAGCACTTCTCCACCTGCTCCATCGACATCACGTAGTACACCGCGTAGTTGCCGCACAGCTGGCGCTCGTCGTTACCGAACAGCACGGAGAGCCAGCCGCCCTGCTGGTAATAGAGAAACTCCACCACTTCCGGCAGATAGTTCACCTTCACGGTGACGGTAATCTGGTCTTTGGTCTGCCAGGACTCTTCCAGCACCACGCCGGGGAAAGCCTGATGCAACGCGGCGAGATACTGCTGACCTTTCTTTTCTTCAGACATAAATACTCTCTTTAATCACGCCACCAGCAAGGAGACGAACGCTAAAAATGCAAAACCAAAACCGGCCCAGGTGATGCGTGACGTTTCCACAAAACGCAGGCGAGCCATGCTGTTTTCAAACAGGGCAATCACCAGCACGCCGACCAGCAGCTTGAGGGCGGCAACAACAGCCGCCAGCACCAGGCCGCCCGCGGAGAAGTGCGTCATCTGCCCCCACGGGAAGAAGACGCCGACAAACATCTGCAGCACCACCAGCTGTTTGAGGCTGATGCCCCACTTCAGCACCGCAAAGCCGTAGCCGCTGTATTCGGTGAGCGGCCCTTCCTGCAGCTCCTGCTCGGCTTCCGCCAGATCGAACGGCAGTTTGCCCATCTCAATAAAGGTGGCGAACGCGCAGGCGCAGAGCGCCAGCACCAGTGGGATCGAGCGCGCCACAGGCCAGTGATAAACGGTGTCGGTGATAAAACTGATATGGGTTGAACCGGCGACCTGCGCGGCGACCCACAGCCCCAGCAGCAGGATGGGCTCAACCAGCACGCCCAGCATCGCCTCGCGGCTGGCACCGATGCCGGTAAACGGGCTACCGGTGTCCAGGCCCGCAATCGCAAAGAAGAAGCGGGCGATGGCGAAGAGGTAAATCAGCGTAATCAGATCGCCGAGCGCAGGCAGCGGCGATGCCACCGTGACCACCGGCAGCGCGGTGGCAATGGTCAGCATCACGCCCACCATCACGAACGGGGTCAGGCGGAAGACCCAGCCTGCGGCATCCGGGGCCACGCTCTGACGAGAAAGCAGCTTGAAGAGATCGCGGTACTCCTGAAGCACCCCAGGTCCGCGGCGGTTGTGCATCCGGGCGCGCGCCACGCGGCTCACCCCGGAAAGCAGCGGCGCAGCGGCGAACAGCACCAGCGCCTGAAGAATGGCCAGTAACAAACTCATGTCAGGCTCCTCGTGAAATCACAATGATCATCAGCACCGCCAGCTCGATCAGCGCCAGACGACGGAACAGCGCGGGCGCGGCGGCACTCTGCCAGCCCGGCACCCACCCCTGCGGGTTCAGCCACTGCCGCAGCTTCAGCACGACGGCGAAGTTCTCCTTTACCGGCATAGCAAAACCGTGAGCGGTGATGACCATCGACTGTTCGTGTTCGTAGCCGCAGGCCCACGCCGCCCCGTGCGAACGGGAGGTGAGCCGGTCGCGTTTGAAGAACAGCATCAGCACGAACGGCAGCAGCGGCGCGGCAATCAGAAGCAGTGCAATCATCGGCTGGGAAACGACGGTGTGCGCCGTCGCGAGCGGCAGTGGAATAGCGTTGCCCAGCAGCGGCAGCAGCCACGGCGCGGCTACCCCGCCTGCGATGCAGCACAGCGCCAGCGCGACCACGCTGGCACACATCAGCACCGGTGCGCAGCAGGCGTTTTCCGCTTCGCGGGTACGCGGCGCGCCCAGGAAGGTGACGCCGTAGACTTTCGCCATACACATCACCGCCAGCGCCCCGGTAATCGCCAGTCCGACCGCCAGCAGCGGGCCGAGCAGGCGTGCGATAAATGCGTCGCTCTGGCCGAGCGCGAAGAAGGACTGGTAGATCACCCACTCACCTGCAAAGCCGTTCAGCGGCGGCAGCGCGGCCATTGCCATCAGCCCGACCAGCATGGCGAGCGAAATGACGGGCATTTTTTTACCAATCCCGCCGAGCTTTTCGATATCCCGATGGCCGGTACGGAACCAGACACTGCCCGCCCCGAGGAACAGAGTGCTTTTAAACAGGCTGTGGTTGACGAGGTGATACAGACCGCCGATAAACCCGGCGGCAATCAGCGCCGGCTGGTTGAGCGCCAGCCCGGTAACGCCCGCGCCAATACCGAGCAGAATGATGCCGATGTTTTCCAGGGTGTGGTACGCCAGCAGGCGCTGGATGTTGTGCTCCATCAGCGCGTACAGCCCGCCGACGAACGCGGTGATCA includes:
- a CDS encoding respiratory chain complex I subunit 1 family protein; translated protein: MSLLLAILQALVLFAAAPLLSGVSRVARARMHNRRGPGVLQEYRDLFKLLSRQSVAPDAAGWVFRLTPFVMVGVMLTIATALPVVTVASPLPALGDLITLIYLFAIARFFFAIAGLDTGSPFTGIGASREAMLGVLVEPILLLGLWVAAQVAGSTHISFITDTVYHWPVARSIPLVLALCACAFATFIEMGKLPFDLAEAEQELQEGPLTEYSGYGFAVLKWGISLKQLVVLQMFVGVFFPWGQMTHFSAGGLVLAAVVAALKLLVGVLVIALFENSMARLRFVETSRITWAGFGFAFLAFVSLLVA
- the hycE gene encoding formate hydrogenlyase subunit HycE → MSEEKKGQQYLAALHQAFPGVVLEESWQTKDQITVTVKVNYLPEVVEFLYYQQGGWLSVLFGNDERQLCGNYAVYYVMSMEQVEKCWLTVRVEVDPNKPEYPSVTPRVPAAVWGEREVRDMYGLVPVGLPDERRLVLPDDWPDELYPLRKDSMDYRQRPAPTTDSETYEFINELGSKKNNVVPIGPLHVTSDEPGHFRLFVDGENIIDADYRLFYVHRGMEKLAETRMGYNEVTFLSDRVCGICGFAHSTAYTTSVENGMGIVVPERAQMIRAILLEVERLHSHLLNLGLACHFVGFDSGFMQFFRVREASMKMAEILTGARKTYGLNLIGGIRRDLLKDDMIQTRLLAQQMRRDVQELVDMLLSTPNIEQRTVGIGRLDPEIARDFSNVGPMVRASGHARDTRADHPFVGYGLLPMTVHSEQGCDVISRLKVRINEVYTALNMIDFGLDNLPGGPLMVEGFTYIPNRFALGFAEAPRGDDIHWSMTGDNQKLYRWRCRAATYANWPTLRYMLRGNTVSDAPLIIGSLDPCYSCTDRMTVVDVRKKKSQVVPYKELERYSIERKNSPLK
- the hycC gene encoding formate hydrogenlyase subunit 3 is translated as MNAIFMINSAVACFTAAAVLALVFSFHKTLSGGIAGIGGAVGSVMTLAAGGVVLIGGQSVETLMPLIRHTVAITPLNAIWLVTFGLCGLFISLFNVDWHRHPHAKANGLLVNLLMATAVCTVVASNLGALVVMAEIMALCGVFLTGCSASGKLWFALGRLGTLLLALACWRVWQRFGTLDFSALNGHPLGNDVWLLGVVGFGLLAGIIPLHGWVPQAHANASAPAAALFSVVVMKVGLFGIMVITLTGGQPPLWWGVVLLIAGMITAFVGGLYALMEHNIQRLLAYHTLENIGIILLGIGAGVTGLALNQPALIAAGFIGGLYHLVNHSLFKSTLFLGAGSVWFRTGHRDIEKLGGIGKKMPVISLAMLVGLMAMAALPPLNGFAGEWVIYQSFFALGQSDAFIARLLGPLLAVGLAITGALAVMCMAKVYGVTFLGAPRTREAENACCAPVLMCASVVALALCCIAGGVAAPWLLPLLGNAIPLPLATAHTVVSQPMIALLLIAAPLLPFVLMLFFKRDRLTSRSHGAAWACGYEHEQSMVITAHGFAMPVKENFAVVLKLRQWLNPQGWVPGWQSAAAPALFRRLALIELAVLMIIVISRGA